The segment GAAGATGCTGTGGCTGCGCTGGGAGAAGGTGGAGCTCGTGCCTCTCAGGTGGAAGGGCTGCACCGCCTCTGTGGGGAGGCCCCTGGGGGGCGAGGGGGGCTCATCGGGGCCTGAATCCCCAgaagcctccccaggcagcccccCCGGGGACAGGGCGTCCACCCCAGCACCATCGGGCAGACTGAGGTCGGAGTCCGAGTCGCTGAGGGAGACAGTGTCGGGAGGCAGGGCGTCGACCTCCGGGTCAAGGAAGTGTTGGCTGTGCCCTGCCTCTGCCATGTGTCACCAGGCCACGCCACACCTGCACCAAAACAGCCCCGGGAGTCCCCGAGGACACAAGCTCAGACCCACCACCCCGGGCAGGATCAGCAGCAAGAGCGGTGTCCCAGGAGGAAGGGCCAGCCCCGCCCCCGGCACCGACCAAAAGCCCTCCTCTTACCTCCCCGTCTGATGGGCGCCTGCTGGACGCTGGAGGGCAGGTGGATTGAATGCTGACGAAGGTTCTTGGTGGCAAAGGCCCCCGCGCACGGCTCTGCTCAGCGGCTCGGTGACCGGCTAAGGGCAGGGAGGGACAGCCAGCCATCAGACTAGAGGGCAGACAAACAGAAGTGGTGCCAACCCCCCGGAGTGGGCCTGGGTTTACAAAGCCCCCGGAACAGCCAGGCCCAGGAGCTGGTCCTGTGACTTGTCACCTCTCTCAGGCCTCGCCAGGCAGGTCTGACTAGAGCCACTAGGGGACCCGCACGGGGTGGTCTGGTAGAGAGCAGCCAGCCTGGGTGTCAACCCGGGGTCAGCAGCAATCCTTGCGCTCCCTCTGTCGGCCACGTGCGGTAGTGGCAGGCAGTATGCTTAGcagctcagtcgcgtccgactctttgcggccctttggattgtagcctgccaggctcctctgccaacaggattttccaggcaagaatactggagtgggctgccatttccttctccaataaataatgaagaaatgaatgaatgacacgtATAACATAATTTTGTGCTAAAGCAGATATCGTCCTCCTTCACTGGCTAGCAGCTGCAGgtgtgaaacattaaaaaaaaaaaaacctgtggacTACAAACTGGAAACTGAGGGCATCCTGGCCACCGACTGAGTACTTTTTCACTTCGGAGAAAGACCGTCACTGTTTCGTTCTGACACAGTGCCAGTGTTTCCACACACTAGCATGTTCAATTGTTTTGTCCTCGTAACATACATACTTTCTAATGGATTACAAGGAGTTGTGAAGGGTGATCACGCTTTTCAAAAAGTGAAATTATGGAACCTACTTCGTGTCAGTCACTAGGCTAATCCTGGTAACTGACACGTCCTGTGGTGGCTCCACGTGATAGCTTATCACACGTTTTCAGGTCCGTGAGTGCTCAGAGGTACGGGAAGCAGCTGACAGTCATGGCGGTAACTGCAAACCGGCTCACTGAACAGCTCGAACTGACTCAGTCAGGACTTCACAAATATCTGTCGTGTGGATGATGAGTACATTTATTCACTTTGCTAATAACTGCAGTAAAGAATTTTAGAGCTTGATGTGGGATGCTGCCTGGGAAAAGGGCAGGCAAGAAGTACTCCACAAAGCTGGGGGCACCTGCCAGCTCTGTGAGGAAGAGGGGTGCTCCTGAGTGCAGACAGATGCCCTGGGAGCTCCAGAAGGGACTGCAGCCAGGTCCTTGACATCTGAGGATCAGGCTCTCAGGAAGCTGGCTCAGCCTTGTTTGGCAGAGGCCAGCCCCACAGCTCCTGAGGCAACCTCCAGGGACATCTGTGATCCTCCACACACCTTCACTTTCCCAGCAGAGCACAGAAGTCCTGCCAACACCTGGTTAGCATTCCAGTGTTACCAGGCACCCTGAAACTTGGTTCCAGGCTCAGAGGACAGGGCTCAGCCTCTGTCCACCAACTTCCTCTTCCCACCAAGCCTCCCTTGCTCGCCCAGGGGGACTCCGTTGCTCCTGCACCCACCAAAGACCAGGCCAGGTGGACCAGGAGTGGCTCTGAGTGCCCTGCTCCAGGCCAAACACAGGCGAGATCTGCATTCCTCTGGGCCTTGTATGACTCCCAAAATGAAGGGACAACTCCAAGAAAGGGGACACGAAGTAAGCGCCAGCGGTGTCTGTTTTAGGGCTGGCAGGACCGGAGTGGGGAGGTAATTTGCCCGTCATTCAGTACACTGGAGGCAAAGCTGGAGTTTCAACCAGCCTCTGGCTTCCTAAATTTGCACTCCCGTCCCCTGGACGCCCGTGATCAGTGGGACACACCGAGGGGAGCCGGGAATCGCGCCCCAAGATCGGGCATGCGAGGTCTGCGTCTCTTGAGTTCTCTGAGAACTTCCTGAGCTCACTGCAGGGCAGAGCTGAGTCCAGGCTGACGGAGGCGCGGGGTCGGGGCTGGCCAGGTCCCAGGGAGCGCTGGCTTCCTTGAGGGTTGTCTCTCTCCCCCGGGAGGCAGAGCCTTGATTTTCTCCACTCCACGCGCCCACAATGTCGGCGCGTGCCCAGCAGGCGCTCGTGTCAGCTGCCTGAGTCCTGCGGCCAAGTCGGGCGGGGGCGGGCCAAGGGTCCGGGCCTCACGAGGGTCTCCCTGGTTAGGGCAGCAGACTACGGACAGTGGCCCGCTGAAGCCCGACGGGTCAGCAGCACGGCCCTCCCCACCAAAAACCTACCGGCTCACTTCGGCCTGGCTGCCTCCATCTTGAGCCACGCTCAGCCCTTTGGGAAACCGAGTCCCCCGCTAGGCGATGGCCGCTTCTCCCGCGCCTGAAGAACTACATCTCCCACAAGGCACCTGGCTTCCACTCCTGAGGCCTATCGGGAGTGATGTCTTTGCGCATGCGCTAGCTTCCCTACAGGAAACTGTAGCGCTCCTTCGCGAAGAGACCGGAATTGACTCAGGAAGGGAGACGGGGTGAGGAGGCAGTGCTGCGACTCCCAGAATGCTCCAGGGCTAACGGCCAGAGCCTCGTTCTCCGTACTGTAGCCTACTTTGCCGGAAGCCGCAAGAACCGGAAGTGCGTAACGTATCCGGCGCGGTTTCCAGGCACTTCCGATCCCGTTCCGGAGCAGCCGTCCCTGTTCCTTCGGGTCCCTGGAACCGGGCCGGGGGGCGTGTCCCGCGGTGTGCATTTGTTTCGCCCACTGGACAACTCGGGCCGGCCGCCGCGTGGCAAGCCGCCTGAGGGAGGCGCCCTGGCCTCGCCTGCCGATTGTCTGACTGGTCTTTTCTGCCCCGAAAGTGAaagtctcccagtcgtgtccgactttgcgaccctgtggactatacagtccatggagttctccaggccagaatactggtgtaggtagcccttcccttctccatggtgtcttcccaacccagggattgaacccaggtctcctgcattgcaggcggagcctttaccagctgacccaccgGGGAAGCACCCACTGAAGCTCAGCGCAGATTCTCGTCTGCCCTAGTGGACGCCAGAGCGAGCCCCCTCGGCCAGGGCCGCACCCAGGAATCCAGGGTTCAGGCCGTGCTGCTGCCCAGCCCAGGAACCCAGAGAGGAAACAGGGCCCACTTTACTGTGCAACCTTGGGACACATcttatggcatctgatcccatcacttcatggcacaaagatggggacacagtgacagactgtatttttgagggcttcaaaatcactgcagatggtgactgcagccatgaaattaagacacttgtttcttggaaggaaagttatgaccaacctagacagcttattaaaaagctgagacattactttgccaacaaaggtccgtctagtcaaagctgtggtttttccagtagtcatgtatggatgtgagagatggacgataaagaaaactgagcaccaaagaattgatgcctttgaactgtggtgttggagaagactcttgagagtcccttggactgcaaggagatccaaccagtccattctgaaggagatcagtcctgaatgttctttggaaggactgatgctgaagttgaaactccaatactttggccacctaatgtgaagaactgactcattggaaaagaccctgatgcggggaaagactgagggcaggaggagaaggggacaacagaggatgagatggttggatggcatcagactcaatagacatgagtttgagtaaactccaggagttggtgatggacagggaggcctggcgtgctgcagtccatgagcagtccatgagtcacaaagagtcagacatgactgagtgactgaactgaactggggacaTGTCATCCCTAAAGGTGCCCACACTCAGGGCCTCACCAGGAATGAGGGGGTCCAGCCACCCCAGGCACTAATTCACATTGCAGCTTGAAGAGGGTTTCACAGCACAGGGAGAAGTAAAAAGGAGCAGGTTCCTTGGGCCATCCGTCTCCCAACCCACATACAGAAGCCCTGTGACCCCCAATGCAGGGCTGGGACCTAGTTTCCAATATTAGCCCCCAAGGTGGCCACTGGGAGCCCTTAACATACAAATTCCAGCCAGGGACTTGGATTCTCAAGAGGTCAGTTTAGTGTACAGACAGGTCAGTACCTGCCTGCAGCTCATGACGACATAACCCAGCATTCCCGGCGGGGGCAGCAGCCTCTGGCTGGGCCTCAGTCCCTGGTGCTGGGCCAGGTTGGGCTCCCCCAGTGAGTGGCTGAGGGCTTCACCTACAGCCCCTGGAAGATGGGGCCACCCAGCGCCTTTACAGGAGATTACAACCAGCtagacaggaagagaagaggccCTAGGGAGGGAGCAGTGTGTCCATCGTCTACGGAGCTGACCATCAAGAGGAAGGGGAGTCTTGCAGGGCCCTCATATCCTGTACCAAGTGTTTTGGGTCGTCCTGCGCACCCCTCGTAGGCCCCCCCGGGCAGCAGTGCCATGGAGCGGGGACGGGAGTGAGGGCCAGGTGAAGGCTGCTGCTGGCGACATGAGGCCCAAGAAAGGGGCCCCACCGGCACCCACCAACAGGGTCCAGAGAGCTGAGCACCACCCGTGCCGGGCTCCTCGGCCCCTCAGGCTGCCCTCCGGATCTCAGAGGCCACGGGCACACGGAGGGGCCAGACTGTGTTAGCATGCCtggtttttccttctttattgaaTGACTTTTCAAGATGTAATTACAATTGAAGGTGACGCGTTAGAAAGGAGAGGTGCGCGTTGAAGGCATAAGGCTGCTCGTAGACCCGGCTCCAGAGACAGGTGGCCGGAAAGGAACAAGGattaaaaaaaggctgagcgtgTGTGTCGCTCATGGGGACGGGCGCGTGGGTGCAGCTCGGCTGGATGGCCCTTGGTGGCCCCCAGGAGAGGCCTGGCTGAGCAAGCAGAGCCCCCAAGCAGCATAGGGGGGCCCTGCCCTGCAGTCCCCACGGCCCACTCACACGCCCCTACAGGTGACGTCAGCCCCAAAAGGACAATTAACAGGGAGCTTCAGGACATGAACAAAACCTCAAAAGTAAAAAAGCTGATAAGTGTAGCAGTGGTACCAGGAGGTTATATACACAGGTGGCGGCGGCCCCTTCTTGGAAGTGTCTGGATCACTCCGGGGGGCGCTGCCGGGGTCCCTGAGGCCCTCCCTGAGGCCTCAGCGGCCGCAGCCTCAGTACACCGAGCTGTTCCGAATGCCACAGCAGAGCACCATGCTCAGGATCATCTCGAAGATCTGCAGGGAGGGGGCGGGCGGGTGGTCAGCTCCCGGAGATTGTGGGAGGGGGTGGAGACCCCCGGGGGATCAGGGGCAGGTCCGTCAGCTCTCGGAGACCCCGGTGTTGGGGTGGGGTCCCCAAGCAGAGCCAGTGTGCCCCACTCACCATGATCACAGCGACCACGATGGCCGCGATGCCAATGAGGTACAGTTTTCCCGAGAAGAGCTCGTCGATCTTCCCATGGCAGTCCTCCTGCAGGGGCGGCCAGAGGGCAATCAGAGGCGCCCATTCTCCGACCCCACAGGGCAGCAGCAGCCCGGGGCCCCATGGAGGGGCACAGCCCCGCCCCCAGGGCCCCCCAAAAGAGGTGTGAACGGCGTCTGGTCTCTGCCTGGTGTGAACAGCAAGCATGCCAAAGGCACCCTCCCGTGCTCAGAGACCACGAGGCACCGTCAGGACAGGGCTGGCCCGGGAGGCCAGGGCACCCTCTACACGGGGCTCGGAAGTGACCACGGTCCCCAGGCAGAGCAGCTCCAACTCCAGCCACCGCACGGCCCAGCATGACCATGGCCTGAGGGAGCCCCGGCCACCACCCATGACCCAAGGGGCAGCAGCCAAACGGGGGAATCATCACGCACCTTGAACAAATTAGTGATGACGTTGCCACTGGAGGGACACAGGCTGTTCTTGAGCACAGAGGTGGTCAGTGTCATCAGCGTGTTGGAACCACAGCAGTTAAGCTGCAGGGATGGAGGGCGCCCGCCGTCAGCCCTGGGCACATgtcccatgggctgcagaggCCCCAGGAGCCTCCCTGGCCCGGAAGCTGGGGGCTTGGGGCAGTCCCCTCCTGGGGGAGAACCACGCTGAGCGGCCCACTCCTCCTCACCCTTCCACTTAGCTGTGCTGGCCCACCCAGTTCCTGCCGGGGACCCCCCAGAAGACCCCAGGTTCCCAAGAGTGGGGCTGCCAGGCCCCAGTGCCCCTCCCGCTCCTGGCTGAGGTCACACCGAGAGGACAAAGCCTCCGGCCCCGGCCTCTCCCTCCGTgccccggccccggccctgcCGCACCGTCTCGTGGAAGGTCTTCACCACGGCCTTGGCGTTGTTGGCGTCGTCGTCCACGATGGCCTGCTGCAAGGCCTGGTCATAGAACTGCTTCACATCCTTGGCGATCTGGGGAAGGAGGTGCTCACAGCGCAGGGTGACTGTCCCCCCCCAAGACGTGCCTTCACCTGGCTCGCTTGGAAGGTCAGAATGGACCTGCCCGCCCGGAGCTGGGAGGTGGCTCTGCCTTTCACTCGGCCACCacgccccctcctccaggaagccctctgtgGCTTCCTACCTGAAGAGCCCGCCCAGAGAAGCGCCCACAGGCCAAGCCCTCCCCACAGCCtgagcccctgccctccccaccagcaCCCCTGCCCTCCACCTGGACATGGCTCACCTGGTCCTTGTTGACAAAACCCCAGATGCCGGCGGCCACCTCACAGGCAAAGAGGATCACCAGGCAGGTGAAGaactggggaggggaagggcgGGCAGAGAGGAGGTCAGAACAGGCCAGAGAGGGCCCAGGGCTCCCCGAGGCCGGCAGGGGCTCGCCTGCCACAGACGACGAGCACCCCAGGGGCCCACGGGCGCGTGTGGGGCGCTCGGCAGTATCCACCCGCCCCAGCCCTGATGGGGGATGAACCGTGTGAAGCAGCGTCTAGGACTCGGGCTGGCAGTTACCTGCCACCCTTCTCATCAGCCCCGAGAGACTGGGCTCTGGAGGACAGGGTGGCTGGGTAGGGGGAGCGCAAGGCTGGCtctgggcaggtgggaggggacagggagCAAAGCCTGTGGGAAGCGGGGGGGGAGTCACTGTGGTGCACCCGGGACCCCCCCACGGAGACACAGGCGCAGACTCCCCAGCCCACGCCACCCAGACGCCAGGCCCTGGGCAGCACGGCCAGGCCTCTGCTTCCCGTGGATGGGTGACTTCCCAGGGATACCTGAGGCCACACCTGGGCAGGGACTCACGCTTTACTATATCTGTGGCTCGTTTtaacaaagaagagagagaaaaacaacttgGACTTATAACCGGGAACTAGACAAAAAACTCGATATAGCAGCAGTCTGCCATGGTGGGGTCTGAGAACAAACTGGGGCAACCAGAGAGCTGGCACTTGAGGGAGGTTCGCAGGGCCGGGCTGGCACCGAACTCCTGGTTCTGCCCCCTGGCCCACCCTGCAGCCCTCCCCCCCGACCCCATACCCAGCCCAGGACCTTACCGTGCCCAGCAGGCACTGGGACTCCTGGATGGCCCCGTAGCAGCCCAGGAACCCAACGAACATCATCACAGCACCCACGGCGATAAGGATGTAGATGCCTGCAGTGGAGAGACGTCACACCCTCAGCAGCCCAATGTCCcagcacccccaacccccagaagCCCTCCTCCCTGCGCTGGGCACGCACACCACTGCCCAGGGCTCAGGAGGGCCCACCAGGTGCTGGCGCCCACCCTGCTGGGAGGAGGTCAGATGCCAAGTGGCTTGGAGAGGAGCCTCGAGGGGGAAGCAGCCTGGCAGGGCCATGTGGGCacctctgtgggcctcagtttcctcctctgtgacgTAGAGGGAGTCAGGCATCACCGGGGCCAGGACTCAACGGCCAGTGGTGAGTGTTCGGGGGTCTCCACCTGACCCCGCCACCTGTGCGCACTGACCCCTGAGAGCCTCCGGGACTCGGTGGGCCTTGGAGAGCCACCCGCATCTCGGTGCCAAGGGCCCGGCTGCTGGCCTGGGAGGCGGAGTGGAGCCCGGGGTCTGCTGGCCCCAGCTCACTTGAGGGTGACACACAGGGTCAGTCTGTCCTCCTGGCCTGTCCAGCACTCACTGCTGGCCATGCGGCCCTTCCCTGAGTCTGCAGCCCACCCAGAAGGGGCCCTTGCCCCTTGAAACGCTGACCACGTCTCTCCAAGGACTTCCCACAACCCTAGTCCTTCCAGCAGACCTGGGCCCACCCCCCAGTTGCCATGGTTACGCAGCAGGCGAAGCTAGGGCAGAGCTAGGACACCAGGTCCCAGGGCTTTGGTGCCAAGGGCCCGCTGGCCCTGCCTGGCCGTCTCTGGAGAAGAAGTCTGGGAATTGGGACCCATTGGCAGGCTCAAAAGAAGCCTGGGGCCCTCTCTGGGCCAGATAGAGCCCTTGGGCGACCGTGAGTGGGCCTGGCTGAGGGTAAGCCCTGGTGGCTCCTCACTTGGACATGGCCAGGTTCTGAGACTCCCGTCCCCACATCCCTCCCTGAGGTTCAGCGGGATGGCCCAGGGCACCACGGAGGGGCATCCTGGCAGGTGCTGGCTCCCAGCACCCCCAGCCCGCCCCACGGGGCAGCCTTCCTGCTGCAGCAGGCTCTGGCTCTGACCTGTGAGGCTGGGGACCCTCCCAGGCCCTGCAGCATGGCCCGGGTGCTGCTTAAGTCCCGCTAACCACCCCCTACTTCCTGGCAGTGGACACAGAGCTCACGTCAGGGCCCACATCTGTCCCCACCGCCCTGGCAAGCCTCGTCTGCGTCGGACGTCTGCATCCTTCTGCCAGCCAGGGGGTTCCGAAAGGCTGGCCCCGGGTGGGCAGGGACGCTGCGGCCAGAGGGGCTCTGAGAGGCGCCCACCACTGGTGGCATGGTGGCACAACAGAAGCCTGAGTCCAGGGGCTGGTACCCGGCCTGCCAGGTGGTCCAGCCCTCCTTCACTCCTTCCCTGAGGGGAGCCCTCAGGCCCAGCGACGGCATGTTGTGGCACAGGCTGGAGGGGCACCCGCAACGCTAGCCATGCCCCCACAAGCCTCCCTATGGGGCCCTTCCCATGGCAGCCTGGGCCCGGCCCCAGCCTCCAGTCTTCTACCAAGGTCTCCCCAGACCCCCGGGCGTCTGCCCGGAATGTGTCTCCAGGGGGCCGCGTGGGGCCACCCAGGTCTGCAGCCCACTGCCACCCTTGCCCTGTCCAGGCTG is part of the Bos javanicus breed banteng chromosome 29, ARS-OSU_banteng_1.0, whole genome shotgun sequence genome and harbors:
- the CD81 gene encoding CD81 antigen; its protein translation is MGVEGCTKCIKYLLFVFNFVFWLAGGVILGVALWLRHDPQTTNLLYLELGDRPAPNTFYVGIYILIAVGAVMMFVGFLGCYGAIQESQCLLGTFFTCLVILFACEVAAGIWGFVNKDQIAKDVKQFYDQALQQAIVDDDANNAKAVVKTFHETLNCCGSNTLMTLTTSVLKNSLCPSSGNVITNLFKEDCHGKIDELFSGKLYLIGIAAIVVAVIMIFEMILSMVLCCGIRNSSVY